One Oscillospiraceae bacterium genomic region harbors:
- a CDS encoding M23 family metallopeptidase: MQGIFAGRTQLRYPYGRYGYTRGGGKIWHGGMDLVGSDSTDIRMPYYKNKRITGKVVRARRVTDHSNKTWEWGWYVCVQLDPGQTPDDVNYLYFCHCRELKVTAGQAVASGDLLAVMGQSGNAAGGYDHCHFEARATATGKGLDPSQYAGCPNAVGVYGEAPGQADSGEENEENADAVKKLQRISIGPVSRGDADAVYAVCVSRGLVAAGLYKSEWSV; this comes from the coding sequence ATGCAGGGCATTTTTGCGGGGCGCACCCAGCTGCGCTACCCCTACGGCCGTTACGGATACACCCGCGGCGGCGGCAAAATTTGGCACGGCGGTATGGATCTGGTCGGGTCGGACTCGACCGATATACGCATGCCGTATTACAAAAATAAGCGTATCACCGGCAAAGTCGTCCGTGCCCGCCGCGTGACCGACCACAGCAATAAGACTTGGGAGTGGGGCTGGTACGTCTGCGTGCAGCTGGACCCCGGCCAGACCCCCGACGACGTGAACTATCTGTACTTTTGCCACTGCCGCGAGCTGAAAGTGACGGCGGGGCAGGCGGTGGCCAGCGGCGACCTGCTGGCCGTGATGGGCCAAAGCGGCAACGCGGCGGGCGGCTACGACCATTGCCATTTCGAGGCCCGCGCCACGGCTACCGGCAAGGGCCTGGACCCCAGCCAGTACGCGGGCTGCCCCAACGCGGTAGGCGTGTACGGCGAGGCGCCGGGGCAGGCGGATTCCGGCGAGGAGAATGAGGAAAACGCCGATGCTGTGAAGAAACTGCAGCGTATTTCCATCGGCCCGGTAAGCCGGGGCGACGCCGACGCGGTGTATGCGGTGTGCGTCAGCCGCGGGCTGGTGGCCGCTGGTTTGTACAAAAGTGAATGGAGTGTTTGA
- a CDS encoding phage holin family protein: MNGNLDKKNGFLYAKAAVAALCGAFTAAFGWLGWLVLAWAACMALDWLSGSAAAASRGEWSSAAARAGIWHKAGMVVVVCVAALTDLVLNVAVENLPAFWDGVGFDFEGVVLPVVLVWYIFTELGSIAENGAAMGAPVPSWLLSLLAESKEKAAK, encoded by the coding sequence ATGAACGGAAATTTGGACAAGAAAAACGGTTTTTTATATGCAAAAGCCGCCGTGGCCGCGCTGTGCGGGGCCTTTACGGCGGCGTTTGGGTGGCTGGGCTGGCTGGTGCTGGCCTGGGCGGCCTGCATGGCGCTGGATTGGCTGAGCGGCAGCGCGGCCGCCGCCAGCAGGGGAGAGTGGTCCAGCGCGGCAGCCCGCGCGGGGATCTGGCACAAAGCCGGCATGGTGGTGGTCGTCTGCGTAGCGGCGCTGACCGACTTGGTTTTAAACGTGGCGGTGGAAAACCTGCCGGCGTTTTGGGATGGTGTTGGGTTTGATTTTGAAGGGGTAGTCCTGCCGGTGGTGTTGGTGTGGTATATTTTTACCGAATTAGGCTCCATTGCCGAGAATGGCGCGGCCATGGGGGCACCGGTGCCTAGTTGGTTGCTTTCGTTGTTGGCCGAAAGCAAGGAGAAAGCCGCTAAGTAG
- a CDS encoding type IV pilus twitching motility protein PilT, with product MQIHELTALARQMKASDIHISQGLPLMFRIDGKLVEAPVQFDEDATRALIENTLDESHREALDTQRLDADFAIAAPDGTRSRVNVFYQQGKISATLRLLNDEIPTMEQLGLPPVLKKLADEPRGLILVTGPTGSGKSTTLASMIDYINQNRSDHILTIEDPIEYVYKSKKALIHQREVGSDVTGFAAALRSALREDPDVILVGEMRDYETISAAVTAAETGHLVMSTLHTIGAAQTIDRIIDVCPPGAQSQIRGQLSTVLRGVITQQLLPLATGRGRCAATEILVGSDAVCNLIRENKCFQIPSVLQSGAALGMHSLNGDLARLVDCGKITREAALRCSTDKKDLEQYF from the coding sequence ATGCAGATCCATGAACTGACCGCGCTGGCCCGCCAGATGAAGGCCAGCGACATCCATATTTCCCAAGGCCTGCCGCTGATGTTCCGCATTGACGGCAAGCTGGTGGAAGCCCCCGTGCAGTTTGACGAGGACGCCACCCGTGCCCTGATTGAAAATACCCTGGACGAGAGCCACCGCGAAGCACTGGACACCCAGCGGCTGGACGCGGACTTTGCCATCGCCGCGCCGGACGGCACCCGCAGCCGTGTGAACGTGTTTTACCAGCAGGGCAAAATTTCAGCGACGCTGCGTCTTTTAAACGATGAGATCCCCACCATGGAGCAGCTGGGCCTGCCGCCGGTTTTGAAGAAATTGGCGGACGAGCCCCGCGGCCTGATCCTGGTCACCGGCCCCACGGGCAGCGGCAAGTCCACGACGCTGGCCTCGATGATCGACTACATCAACCAGAACCGCTCCGACCACATCCTGACCATCGAGGACCCCATCGAGTACGTGTATAAAAGCAAAAAAGCTTTGATCCATCAGCGCGAGGTGGGCAGCGACGTGACCGGCTTTGCCGCCGCCCTGCGCAGTGCCCTGCGCGAGGACCCGGACGTGATTCTCGTTGGCGAGATGCGCGACTACGAGACCATCTCCGCCGCCGTGACCGCCGCCGAGACCGGCCATCTGGTGATGAGCACACTGCACACCATCGGCGCAGCGCAGACCATTGACCGTATCATCGACGTCTGCCCGCCGGGTGCGCAAAGCCAGATCCGCGGGCAGCTTTCAACGGTGCTGCGTGGTGTTATCACCCAGCAGCTTTTGCCCCTGGCCACCGGCCGCGGGCGGTGTGCCGCCACTGAAATTTTGGTGGGCAGCGATGCGGTGTGCAACCTGATTCGCGAGAATAAGTGCTTCCAGATCCCCAGTGTTTTGCAGTCCGGGGCCGCTTTAGGCATGCACAGCCTGAACGGCGACCTGGCCCGGCTGGTGGATTGCGGGAAGATTACCCGCGAGGCGGCGCTGCGGTGCTCTACCGATAAGAAGGATCTTGAGCAGTATTTTTGA